The stretch of DNA ATAGTCTGGGTGGTGTAGTCGGTTATCACGCTAGTCTCACACACTAGAGGTCCCCAGTTCGAACCTGGGctcagacaaatttttaaaataatttttaacttcatAATCAAGCAGAATAACCACATATATTATCCCAGTTTTTCGCAGCATACattatctcatttttttttctctttagttTTTAACTTCACAGcatcaagcagcagcagcataacCACATGCAGATATCTCATTCACAtcacaaagtttttttttgaaagcaaAGTTCACATCACAAAGTTAACAGGGTTTAGTGCTGCCATAGCAACTACCAAAAGACATAATTGCGTTGGGGGGCTATACACGCCTACAACGTGGGCAACGGACAGCACAAATGTGAAGTTCTCATTGCTGCATTCCACTACATTCTGCCACAAAAACTGAGCCCCTTCATGCCATTCTCCTAGTCGTCTTCCTCTTCTTTAGCAGCATCCACAACGCATATACGTTTAGCATTCATAGAGTAGCTTAATATCCTGAAAATTGTAGGTGTCAACATTAGGCAGGCACGAGAGAAATTGAGCTGCCAAAGTTAAGAGTTAATTGTTCAAATCATCAACGTTAAATACTTTGATGATTAAAGCTACGGCATGCgatgctaaggttaaattcCAAACAGATTTTTGTAGTTCTTTACCAAAGCATGAAAAGTCACCTAGTAGGCGCAGCGGGCAAATGTACTACGTATAACTTCCcatcaaacaaatttaaaatgatgaagaagaatatataaaaaaaagaattagcAGAACTGTACCCTAATGGATTATAGTTttacaaaatctaaaattctttataaaaagtttagttCTATCATCTGGTTACTCCAGTAATAGTATGCAAAGATATGCTCTTCTTTAGCATTACATATGCTTTATATAGCACAAATGCATACTAGTAATTGGTAAGTGGCAAcagtaaaaacaattttagaagacatgttttatcattgtACAACTCAGTTCTAGAAGACACAGATTTGTTAGAAAatcaaggttaaaaataaaagggtGCAGAGAACACTGCAAAACAGCAACACCAATTTTTACCTGCTTTAGTACATTAGTTCATCCGTGCCCACCATATCTTCTCTCAGAACAAACTTCGACAATACTTAGAGCCACATAGGCATGATTTGAGTTTGCAAGCTCTGAAGAGTTTTCCCTCAAAGCCAGGGGGAGCACCTCTTGTACCATAATCATAAGTTAGTTCAGTCATGGGGGGAATATGTTTCATTGCAAAAAACATGATATGTGGGTAGCTATCATCGCCGTGGTCATACTGTACAGCTTGCCAAAGGAGATTTGGAGAACAGCTATGGTTCAGAAAACGAGCCACATTTCCTTCATTGTTTGCTCTTATGATGATTGGTAGCTGCTTAAAGTTCTCAGTTGTGACAATTGTGCTTTTTTCTTCAAGTAATTCTGCTCCCACATTCCAGTTTAAAGCCTTATCTCCAGGACAGGATGCGCGAAAAGTGTATTTGTCTTCCTCAACATCCATGTCAGTCCTAGTTTCATCAATGACTTCACCAGCATACTCACAAATGAATGTCCCGGCACGGATGGGGTCCCAAGACCTGAGACCCCAGCCACGGTCTCCCGTCcagaaaacctcaaaattcagttttataCCCTTCTGGCTGATCCTGTTTCGACAATTATGAGAACATTGACAGTTAGAGGAGCACTCGTAAACCATCGGGACATGCTTCACCAGCAATCCTGATGAGCTATAAGGAAGATCACCACCATTCTGTTGTGCACATGAACAATTAGGGTCACCAGGCAAGCACACACTAGGACATTTGCAACACTGTAAAGGTTTTGTCTTCCCAAGAGGTCTCAGATACTTCACTCCAGCAACATAATTGAAGTGGCTTGGCCctttttcatcatcaacatcattaACAAGGCACACAGGTAGGTTCTCTGCCTTTGACGATAAATCTAACAGTATACCCTTTTCTCTTGTGGCAGGATTTGCTTTCCACTTCTCAGTCATCTTCCAAAGTGAAATTCTATCAGGTTGTCCTGGCTCCCTCCTCAGCTTGTACTTGAAAACATTGAATCCATTCTTAGCCTTGTGTCCATGAGTCTTCGATACGATAAAGCccatcataaatatatattttacctGAGCTGAAGGGGTCTTGTGCACTGCGCACAACCCTGATCTgattcttcttgttcttgctgtTCATGAGAGCAAGGTTACCTCTCTCAAGCTTCTGGTCGTGCTTCTCCTTGTGACGACTGTTGCCTCCCTGCCCTGTGTACACCAAAATGTCAGTGTCATCGTCGTCATTCTCATAGCCTCCAGATGAAATAATGCAGACAGCCAGGGTCTCATCTTTATGCTTAGAAGAGATGTAATCAATACCACCCATGGCTGGTGCATGCAAACCAACAATGCACATTTCCATCCTGAAGAAGAAAACATCGCCGACTTCAACTCCAGGTACATGTCCTATCATCTTACGGTTGTTGATTCTGAGGTTGTTGTGCATCATAAGAGTGCCAGCTTTCAGGTCAGCCCGCCTGCCTGCGTCCTCTTTTTCATCCAACTGTAGTATGCAGCGCCGCAGTGAATCAAACATCATCATGGTTCCTTCCACTGATTCCTTTGGGTTGTCTGAGGAGGAAGAACATAAGTTGAACTCGTTGTCCAGGTTTCTCCTTATCGATCTGCGCTTGATGTTGGCTACATTAGATTCCTCAGCTTGCCGGGGCCTCTTGGATTTCTTCAGTGATGCtggttttttctctttgcagAAGGGCTTATAATCTCCATCTGATGATTCATCTTCCTGTTGATGTGTGGGCAATGCCACTGAGATTGGTGTGGCCTTTATAGGAACTGGTGACTTTGGTATGGGCTCAGAAAATGAAGGTGGGGCTTCTTGAGGCTGTTCTGATGAGGAGCAAGGTCTGCATGGTGTGACATAAACTAAAAGTGGACTGGTTGATTTAGTTTCCACATCATATCCCAAAAGAGTGGGAATCTTTGGTGCTAATGAGAGTAATGGCTTCAATTCCAAGGGTAGCTTGCCTTTGTCTGCTTCATCTTCTGAGTTCTCCATGCCGAACTCTTGAGAAAAATTCTGACAGTAGCAAAAGCAGAAGTCACTAATGATGCTTGTATGATAATTGGCATGATGAATGATATCTCAGAATTTCATATGTTAAGAATAAGTATGCGAGATGAATATACAAGGCACTGTTCAGTGCAATACAAAGTAGACCGAAGAAAgacaataaaaagaaaataaatctgCAAAAATTCAGAAATGGCACCAACTTCTGAAAAAAAGGACTACGTTGTGATGTGAAATCCAACAATCAGAAACACGACAATCTGCGTATTTTGGTCATTAATCGGTCGGGTGAGTAAGGATGTGTCTGAGAAATGGCTCACTCAAGAATACAAATGTGTCAATGTAAAGATTCTCTGGCATATGAATCATATGGATGTCAGGATGTGTCTGATTGGAATGGATTTCGTCTCATAGAAGCATCAACGTTTCAAAGCCCTACTTGTTTGTTCCCCCAACATCTTAACCGAAAAACGCAGGCACCAAGTGACAAAGATGGAAACAAAATGCATTGCAACTTCGAGGCACTCATCCAGGCATCCCCAATAGTGTCAAATTTGTTCAACAAAACCATAGTTAACTCAAGGCAACCATTTACACAGTACACACAGATAAGAGCACTAACAATAACACGAACTTGCTGCAAAAAGATGATCAGGAGCTAGGACTTGCAGAAAAatgtactagtagtagttAGGATTGTAGGAAAAACAGTGTAGAGAGAAACCTGATCAAGAAGCATCAGATGAGGAGCTAACCTTGAGGATGTCGCCTTGCTGGGAAGGGAAGTGTGTGAGTTAATGAGCTTAGAGGCCAAAGGACAGCAGTCCCACTAGCGGAGACTCCTCGACGAAATCGTCTAGTGTACTACAAGTGGAATCATAGCCGTCGTGTCACTAAGCACTGGCTCATCACCATCCACCGTCGGATCACCTCGAGATATGTGCCTCCGGAATTGGCTGGAATATACTGAGTGAGAGCTAATTAATGGCGGCTCTACTTAAACATAAATTACAATAGCGAtgcagtaaaaaatataaagaaagaaaagaacagcGGTGCAGTTCAGTCTGAGAGGCAGGCCACGGGAGGTGTTGAACTTCTTGCATCGGCAGACTCAACTCATTTCATTTCAACACCACCTCAATATttccaaagaaaagaaacctcACTAACACAAATTTCTTGCTCCAGTAGTATTGTCTCTGATTCTTTTCAGGTAAAAAGTAGTAAAAATACGATCTCTTTTTGACAAGAGCGAATGTTGCAATCGTTTCACTTGAAAACGTATGCATGGAAACACCAAAACTGATAACGAAGCAAAAAGCAAGTGATTGCTCCTCTAGTTTCTAGCATCGACTCCACTAGATTCTACATCTCCATGCAGGAAAGACCACGATATTATTATTTCATCTACTGCCGCTAAATCGTTGCATGGTGAGCATCTTCAGTTCGAGAAAGCGTTTCGCGCAGTTGGACAGGCACGAAGCTTCGCTGTTGCTGAAGCTGCTTCCAATGCTCCCAGTGATGCATTTGTCCCAGCAGACATCAGTGAGCTTGGCCACAACCTCGTTTGCCATtgccttcctcttctcctcctgaagagggaaaacaaaaggtcagtacattttttttagtaaCAAGCACCACGGCTCTGTAATTGAACAGGGAAtcttggaaaagaaaagagaactAAAGCTGAAGGCACGACTTCATTATAGATGTCtacaaaaaaatagtttatggaAGAGGAACTTTGACAGGAATTGCTTAATTACCATTGTCAAAGGAAGGAATTACggaaatacaaaataattattgtgTAAAAGGAGAGCAAGCAACTCCTGAGCATTCAACATATCCAAAACCAGGAACTCGTATCAGGTGTTAACGAAAGGCACTTTTTACTCAAAGTTGTTTTGCAGAACTCGATGTTTCTCTAGTATACTAACTCCCTTTCGCATGTGTCGCCAGAAATATGTCCTTGCAACATGCCAGAAAACATTGCAGAAtcatttttctatgtaaagAAACTGCTAGCTAATCAGTAATCACATTTAATAAAGATGAAATCCCTTTGAAGTTTGATCTCACTGCTGTTTTCTTTGATTGGATTATGCAAGTGACACAGAACATGACATCAACTAAAACCGAGCAGTTTTCACTATCATGTTTCACCATTGAAAGATATACAAAAGATGCTGATTGCAAACCAAATAAAGGTGCAAGGTTATCAAGAATGATGTGACACAAAACTCATCATGTTCTTCTCAGAAATAATATACCAGCATATCCTTTAGGTGATTATTAGgccaacaaaattaaattgaacaTAGCAACAAGTCGCCCCCCTATATGAGTTAGCCCACACGGGATTTGGAACTACTGCAATTTAAGAAATTACTGGCCAATTTTAACTTGCACTCTGAATGACTTCACAGCTGTGTACCTTAAATACAGAGCACCACAAAAGCAATTACGAACAACAGAATATCTCTTCAGTTGAAGCATTAGAAACTTAGCAAggtatggattttttttaggaaatatTTCATTAACCGCCAGTACCATTCAGGTGGTGCCTAAACCAGACAGTACCCAAAGTATGTACTTACTTATGTTCAGGCCAACTGGGTTAGTTGTACTAGTTTTGCACAAGGAATTGGTTGAATGCCACAACCACGAGCGTGAATAAGTCTGATTCTACTACTTTGGTGCCCTTTCAACAACAGAACCAGATAAGAGATTtgtgacaaaagaaaaatcctcCATTATCAAGATACAACACTTCCCGTTGTGTGCTGTGCGCTTGATActtctaaaagaaaatcctGATGCCGCCCATCATGTACCAACACGCACCTGGATTCAAGTAACTATTTCCACCTGGACAGTAATTTCCAGAACATCTATAAAGCCCCAGAGGGCACAACCTTACgcttaactaatttttttttctcatcatcTCTATGAACTCTTGCTGACTGAATAATGtttgtaaaaaattgaaaaaaataaatatttacagaaCCTGACGGTTGGAACAGAAAAGGCTGTGGCCCAAATCTATGAACTTGTTGCCCAAAGATGAAAACGGTTAGCGAATGGGCAAATCGATCTCAAAAGCACACAAATTTAATCGCAAGTATACCATATGGGGGCGATGATGAGTAGTAGCAACAAATCTAACACACATGGGGGCTGCTAGGGTGTTAGGGTTGCCTGtactgagtgagtgagtgggTGTAACTCTGACGAGATTGATTTACCTCTAGCATCGCCTGCAGGCGCGGGTTGCTGAGCGCTGAAGCATCCATGGTTTCTCTTCCGTTCttctcccctccgcccgcttCGCCTGTCTCGCTCGCCGGCTCGCGACGAACAACAAAGGCTTCTCCTTTGCAAATTTCCCTTCTCGTCTCGTCGGCGGCCGTAgtagagaagaagaagaagaggcaaTCGGCTATTTGAGCCATTGTTTTTTCTACGATCTGGCCAAATTCCGATGTGAAAGAGGCCTCAACTGCTCTCAATGGGCCTTCAGAGGAGGTTGTACTATGGCCCAATTCCATCTGCCATCTCTACCGGAATGTTTGAAAATGGGACGGGATTCATAAACAACCAACCAAATTAAGTAGGGTTAATGAGattcatgtcattataaatttatctgtttTGAAATGTCATTACTAATTGACTAATTGGAAGAATGTCActataatttcagaattatTTAAGATATGTCACTGCATACTTCTTCGGTGaagttagaaaatattttggacTAAATTATCCTTTGCACTTCCAACGGTGTCCTGAAGAAAGCAGGGAACAACACTAGAGGCGAAAGGCAATGTGgtccaaaaaatttaa from Oryza brachyantha chromosome 12, ObraRS2, whole genome shotgun sequence encodes:
- the LOC121056001 gene encoding mitochondrial import inner membrane translocase subunit TIM8-like, which produces MAQIADCLFFFFSTTAADETRREICKGEAFVVRREPASETGEAGGGEKNGRETMDASALSNPRLQAMLEEEKRKAMANEVVAKLTDVCWDKCITGSIGSSFSNSEASCLSNCAKRFLELKMLTMQRFSGSR